A single window of Desulfonatronovibrio hydrogenovorans DSM 9292 DNA harbors:
- the dsrO gene encoding sulfate reduction electron transfer complex DsrMKJOP subunit DsrO, translated as MKSSRRKFIRMAGFAALGWSICPSLAGAAVEAGPKLYFKGEEQLSATQWAMAVDTKKLTRQVMNKCIEACHTLHNVPEIDSNQNIKWLWIEPFRNLFYDQSHPNLTDMANKPFLALCNHCENPPCVRVCPTKATFKRPDGIVLMDFHRCIGCRFCMAGCPYGSRSFNFFDPRRYLEQLDPEYPTRTKGVVEKCEFCAHRLDKGQMPACVEASEGALLFGDLSDSSSDVRRALRERYSLVRKPKLGTGPNVYYLI; from the coding sequence ATGAAGAGCAGCAGAAGAAAATTCATCAGGATGGCTGGTTTTGCCGCCCTTGGCTGGAGTATATGCCCTTCCCTGGCCGGGGCTGCTGTTGAGGCTGGCCCGAAATTGTATTTTAAAGGGGAGGAACAGCTCAGTGCAACTCAGTGGGCCATGGCTGTTGACACCAAGAAACTGACCAGGCAGGTCATGAACAAGTGCATTGAGGCCTGCCATACCCTGCACAATGTCCCTGAAATCGATTCCAACCAGAATATTAAGTGGCTCTGGATTGAGCCCTTTAGAAATCTATTTTACGACCAGTCCCACCCCAACCTGACGGATATGGCTAATAAGCCTTTCCTGGCCCTGTGCAACCACTGTGAGAATCCTCCCTGTGTACGGGTCTGCCCCACCAAGGCGACTTTCAAGCGTCCAGACGGAATCGTGCTCATGGACTTTCACAGGTGTATCGGCTGCAGGTTCTGTATGGCTGGATGTCCTTACGGTTCCAGGAGCTTCAACTTTTTTGATCCCCGAAGATATCTTGAACAACTTGATCCAGAGTATCCCACAAGAACCAAAGGTGTTGTAGAAAAGTGCGAGTTCTGCGCCCATCGCCTGGACAAGGGGCAGATGCCGGCTTGTGTTGAGGCATCCGAAGGAGCTCTTCTTTTCGGCGATCTTTCTGACTCTTCATCTGATGTCAGAAGGGCCCTCAGGGAGAGATACTCTCTGGTCCGAAAACCCAAGTTGGGCACCGGTCCTAACGTTTACTATCTAATATAA